The Haloplanus sp. CK5-1 genome contains a region encoding:
- a CDS encoding YIP1 family protein — MTTWVENPRGGRDRGPRGVARAWVEVLTRPRRFFDNGVAPGDQAPGLVFAVVMAVGYAVLLASVDPARFPVRGPLRTGVTVLLVGVLIAPATLHLLAALQTLALMVVVRDRAGVSETVQVLGYATAPCPLAALPVTGLRVACCLYGAALLVIGLAAVHDTTRGRAALAGALPATLLFGYGFGGVDALIALLRAWYII, encoded by the coding sequence GTGACGACGTGGGTCGAGAATCCCCGCGGTGGACGGGACCGCGGGCCGCGCGGCGTCGCCCGTGCGTGGGTCGAGGTGCTGACGCGCCCCCGGCGCTTCTTCGACAACGGAGTCGCCCCCGGGGACCAGGCACCGGGACTCGTCTTCGCCGTCGTGATGGCGGTCGGGTACGCCGTCCTCCTCGCGTCCGTCGATCCGGCTCGGTTCCCGGTACGCGGCCCGCTCCGGACGGGTGTGACCGTCCTACTGGTCGGTGTTCTGATCGCACCGGCGACCCTCCACCTGTTGGCGGCGCTCCAGACCCTCGCGCTGATGGTCGTCGTCCGCGACCGAGCGGGGGTGAGCGAGACGGTGCAAGTGCTGGGCTACGCGACCGCACCCTGTCCGCTCGCCGCCCTCCCCGTCACCGGACTGCGGGTGGCGTGCTGCCTGTACGGGGCCGCCCTGTTGGTGATCGGACTCGCGGCCGTCCACGACACGACCCGCGGACGGGCGGCCCTCGCCGGTGCGCTCCCGGCCACCCTGCTCTTTGGCTACGGGTTCGGCGGCGTCGACGCCCTGATCGCCCTGTTGCGAGCGTGGTACATCATCTGA
- the fabG gene encoding 3-oxoacyl-[acyl-carrier-protein] reductase has product MSETTTRLEPLNPRPLADRTCVVTGSSRGIGRSIAFELARCGADVAVNYRSSEESARRVKETIEESGENAICAQADVSDPADVERMAAEVREELGSVDVLVNNAGITIDRKFEDMTHEDWEQVIDVNLGGTFNCTKAFFDDIRTAEHGRLINISSVVGQQGNYGQANYAASKGGLFAFTRTLALELASDGATANCVAPGFVKTDMLEKVPERVQDNIRKKIPLDRFADPEDIVGMVRFLASDHANYMTGQVLGVNGGLEW; this is encoded by the coding sequence ATGTCCGAAACTACCACCCGACTGGAACCACTCAACCCTCGACCGTTGGCCGACCGAACCTGCGTCGTCACGGGATCGTCACGGGGAATCGGGCGCTCGATCGCGTTCGAACTCGCCCGGTGTGGCGCGGACGTAGCCGTGAACTACCGGAGTTCCGAGGAGTCGGCCCGGCGTGTCAAGGAGACGATCGAGGAGAGCGGTGAGAACGCCATCTGTGCACAGGCCGACGTCTCGGATCCGGCGGACGTTGAGCGGATGGCCGCCGAGGTCCGCGAGGAGTTGGGGTCGGTGGACGTCCTCGTCAACAACGCCGGCATCACCATCGACCGGAAGTTCGAGGACATGACCCACGAAGACTGGGAACAGGTGATCGACGTGAACCTGGGGGGGACGTTCAACTGTACGAAGGCCTTCTTCGACGACATCCGGACTGCCGAGCACGGCCGCCTGATCAACATCTCCAGCGTCGTCGGACAGCAAGGCAACTACGGGCAGGCGAACTACGCCGCCTCGAAGGGGGGACTGTTCGCGTTCACGCGAACGCTCGCGCTCGAACTCGCCTCGGACGGGGCGACGGCCAACTGCGTCGCGCCGGGGTTCGTCAAGACCGACATGCTGGAGAAGGTGCCCGAACGCGTCCAGGACAACATCCGAAAGAAGATTCCGCTGGACCGGTTCGCCGACCCCGAGGACATCGTGGGCATGGTCAGGTTCCTGGCGAGCGACCACGCCAACTACATGACCGGGCAGGTCCTCGGCGTCAACGGCGGACTGGAGTGGTGA
- a CDS encoding TIGR00725 family protein encodes MRVSVVGGSTVGSTETERAGTVGRLLARRGHVVVCGGLGGVMEAACRGANEAGGETVGILPTADPSDANDYVDTAVATGMGHARNAMVVMNGDAVVAVDGGAGTLSELGFAGVFDRPVAGLGTHDAPGVTPVDTPEAAVDYVESAAQH; translated from the coding sequence ATGCGCGTCAGCGTCGTCGGCGGCAGTACCGTCGGATCGACCGAGACCGAGCGAGCGGGGACCGTGGGTCGTCTGCTCGCCCGCCGGGGACACGTCGTCGTGTGTGGTGGCCTCGGCGGCGTCATGGAGGCGGCGTGTCGGGGGGCGAACGAGGCGGGCGGCGAAACCGTGGGCATCCTTCCGACGGCCGACCCGAGCGACGCCAACGACTACGTCGACACCGCCGTCGCGACGGGGATGGGCCACGCCCGCAACGCGATGGTCGTGATGAACGGCGACGCCGTCGTCGCCGTCGACGGCGGCGCGGGGACGCTCTCCGAACTCGGGTTCGCTGGCGTGTTCGACCGGCCAGTCGCGGGCCTGGGCACCCACGATGCCCCCGGCGTCACCCCCGTCGACACGCCCGAGGCGGCGGTCGACTACGTCGAGTCCGCCGCCCAGCACTGA
- a CDS encoding TrmO family methyltransferase domain-containing protein: MQCDPIGTVHTPFETTSDAPRQGFHDDAEGVVEIDPAYREGLSGFDADRVVVVWWADRADDILTLDRDPDRGVFTSRSPARPNPICVTECSVRSVDPTAGRVRLGGVDMADGSPVVDLKATLDDQCWAADST, translated from the coding sequence ATGCAGTGTGACCCCATCGGCACCGTCCACACGCCGTTCGAGACGACGAGCGACGCGCCGCGACAGGGCTTCCACGACGACGCCGAGGGCGTCGTCGAGATCGACCCCGCCTACCGCGAGGGGCTATCGGGGTTCGACGCCGACCGCGTCGTGGTCGTCTGGTGGGCCGACCGCGCGGACGACATCCTGACGCTGGATCGCGACCCCGATCGTGGCGTGTTCACGTCGCGCTCCCCCGCCCGTCCCAACCCGATCTGTGTCACCGAGTGTTCGGTCCGGAGCGTCGATCCCACGGCCGGTCGAGTCCGTCTCGGCGGTGTCGACATGGCCGACGGCAGCCCGGTGGTCGACCTGAAGGCGACGCTCGACGATCAGTGCTGGGCGGCGGACTCGACGTAG
- a CDS encoding DUF7322 domain-containing protein, producing the protein MFDPDSLLEEETEPTGDLSESIRTLPAATLWAFVLTAAFAQAGLFGVSLGLMLVGFRGQWAIGGLLAAAGTVALLAAIAVREWQRAVTADR; encoded by the coding sequence GTGTTCGACCCCGACTCCCTGTTGGAGGAAGAGACCGAGCCGACGGGAGACCTGAGTGAGTCGATACGGACGCTTCCCGCGGCGACGCTGTGGGCGTTCGTCCTCACCGCCGCGTTCGCGCAGGCGGGTCTGTTCGGCGTGAGCCTCGGTCTGATGCTCGTCGGGTTCCGTGGACAGTGGGCGATCGGTGGGCTCCTCGCCGCCGCGGGGACGGTCGCCCTCCTCGCCGCCATCGCCGTCCGGGAGTGGCAGCGGGCGGTGACGGCGGATCGGTGA
- the dph2 gene encoding diphthamide biosynthesis enzyme Dph2, which yields MSQDASTEGDLRNTGMSLKHDREWDYELDRIVEAVEERDATKVGLQFPEGLKRRGPAVADDLRALTDDDVTYMLSGQPCYGACDLDTYLMRRTDVFVHFGHSPMKESEKIIYVPLFSNVDPFPIMEDSLDELEIGDVGLVTTAQHMNRFDEMREWLEDEGFTVHTRKGDDRLTHEGQVLGCNYASADIDADQVLYVGGGKFHPLGLAMEHPDKTVVIADPVNNVVTVADTEQFMKQRYASVHKAMDAEKWGVIFCTKIGQGRWDVAEKIVEDNDDAYLITMDEVTPDRLRNFDMDAFVNTGCPRITTDDGPQFHKPMLTPGEYRIAVGDEPLDSLSFDTFHGTW from the coding sequence ATGAGTCAGGACGCGTCCACCGAGGGTGACCTCCGGAACACGGGGATGTCGCTGAAACACGACCGGGAGTGGGACTACGAACTCGACCGGATCGTCGAGGCCGTCGAGGAGCGCGACGCCACGAAAGTCGGCCTCCAGTTTCCCGAAGGCCTGAAACGGCGCGGCCCGGCCGTCGCCGACGACCTCCGGGCGCTGACCGACGACGACGTGACGTACATGCTCTCGGGCCAGCCCTGCTACGGTGCCTGTGACCTCGACACCTACCTGATGCGGCGGACGGACGTGTTCGTCCACTTCGGCCACTCGCCGATGAAGGAGTCCGAGAAGATCATCTACGTCCCGCTGTTCTCGAACGTCGACCCCTTCCCGATCATGGAGGACTCGCTCGACGAACTCGAGATCGGCGACGTGGGACTCGTGACGACGGCACAGCACATGAACCGCTTCGACGAGATGCGGGAGTGGCTCGAGGACGAGGGTTTCACCGTCCACACCCGCAAGGGCGACGACCGCCTCACCCACGAGGGGCAGGTACTCGGCTGCAACTACGCCTCCGCCGACATCGACGCCGATCAGGTGCTGTACGTGGGTGGCGGGAAGTTCCACCCGCTGGGCCTCGCGATGGAACACCCCGACAAGACGGTCGTGATCGCCGATCCCGTCAACAACGTCGTCACCGTCGCGGACACGGAGCAGTTCATGAAACAGCGCTACGCATCGGTCCACAAGGCGATGGACGCCGAGAAGTGGGGCGTCATCTTCTGTACGAAGATCGGCCAGGGTCGCTGGGACGTGGCCGAGAAGATCGTCGAGGACAACGACGACGCCTACCTCATCACGATGGACGAGGTGACGCCGGACCGCCTGCGCAACTTCGACATGGACGCGTTCGTCAACACCGGCTGTCCCCGGATCACGACCGACGACGGGCCGCAGTTCCACAAGCCGATGCTCACGCCGGGCGAGTACCGCATCGCCGTCGGCGACGAACCGCTCGATTCCCTCTCGTTCGACACGTTCCACGGGACCTGGTGA
- a CDS encoding DUF7504 family protein, with protein MATPPDRIDDTLAGCSSVLLLASSSDTEADACVTLLTRYAPERTNVLGATVSRSPGDRFALWRREVPEGVPKRAAMIDAGRGVRTRTERDVGDLPPEFTLDRLPEHAEPVDLGMALSRRLGSWESTPESTALCLHSLTALVGAFDRESVISLVDSLNRLCETVDAVGHHHMDPTAHDDETVAMFRPLYDAVIDVNAEDGWTVTLADTEADAPSFRRSTAPPGGAASTDPDRPETVPIPYSFDQTLDLISDARRRTLLYWLKDRGSGTVAFDDIVEAVVTRETSIPAREAPESRDSVRVSLAHAHLPKLADLGIVEYDPDGATVQYHGNPALESFLRYVETIELG; from the coding sequence ATGGCAACGCCTCCGGACCGTATCGACGACACTCTCGCGGGCTGTTCGTCCGTTCTGCTCCTCGCATCGTCGTCGGACACCGAGGCGGACGCCTGTGTCACGCTGTTGACCCGATACGCACCGGAACGGACGAACGTCCTCGGAGCGACCGTCTCCCGGAGTCCGGGGGATCGGTTCGCACTCTGGCGACGCGAGGTTCCGGAGGGGGTCCCCAAGCGCGCGGCCATGATCGACGCCGGCCGTGGCGTTCGGACGCGGACGGAGCGCGACGTCGGTGACCTCCCGCCGGAGTTCACGCTTGATCGCCTCCCCGAACACGCCGAACCCGTCGACCTCGGCATGGCTCTCTCGCGACGCCTCGGCAGTTGGGAGTCGACACCGGAGTCGACGGCGCTCTGTCTGCACTCCCTGACGGCGCTCGTCGGGGCCTTCGACCGCGAGTCGGTCATCTCGCTGGTCGACAGCCTGAACCGACTGTGCGAGACGGTCGACGCGGTCGGCCACCACCACATGGACCCCACGGCACACGACGACGAAACCGTCGCGATGTTTCGCCCACTGTACGACGCGGTGATCGACGTCAACGCCGAGGACGGGTGGACCGTGACGCTGGCCGACACCGAAGCCGACGCCCCCTCCTTTCGGCGTTCCACGGCACCACCCGGCGGGGCGGCGAGCACCGACCCGGACCGGCCCGAAACCGTTCCGATTCCCTACTCCTTCGATCAGACGCTCGACCTCATCTCCGACGCACGGCGGCGGACGCTCCTCTACTGGCTGAAAGACAGGGGAAGCGGGACGGTAGCGTTCGACGATATCGTCGAGGCGGTGGTGACACGCGAGACGTCGATTCCGGCCCGGGAGGCTCCCGAATCGCGGGATTCGGTCCGCGTGTCGCTCGCCCACGCCCACCTGCCGAAACTCGCCGACCTCGGCATCGTGGAGTACGACCCCGACGGCGCCACCGTCCAGTACCACGGCAACCCCGCGCTCGAATCCTTCCTCAGATACGTCGAGACGATAGAACTGGGCTGA
- a CDS encoding helix-turn-helix domain-containing protein: MSDITAVVRVEHPDIVLTETVTHDRSSKVKSVSEAGTDPTSGKFFYHIESADFHRFEEGLRTDRTVGGFERVIETRDEEAIYSFEYTDEAKILSPVISAANGVILDMENDGSAWVLTVWMPDRTDLVPLWDYARENRIDIELLRVNEYASIGNTAAGLTDSQREALLVALETGYFEEPRNVTLSEVAADLGISQPAASGLLRRGIKRLIIASLMDESETLD, from the coding sequence ATGTCCGATATTACAGCGGTCGTCCGAGTCGAGCATCCCGACATAGTGCTCACGGAGACGGTCACTCACGACCGAAGTTCGAAGGTCAAATCGGTGTCGGAGGCGGGGACCGACCCGACGTCGGGGAAGTTCTTCTATCACATCGAGTCGGCGGATTTCCACCGGTTCGAAGAGGGGTTACGGACCGATCGGACCGTCGGCGGGTTCGAACGAGTCATCGAAACCAGAGACGAGGAGGCGATCTATAGCTTCGAGTACACGGACGAAGCGAAGATCCTCTCGCCGGTGATCTCGGCCGCGAACGGGGTCATCCTCGACATGGAGAACGACGGAAGCGCGTGGGTCCTGACGGTGTGGATGCCCGATCGAACGGATCTGGTTCCGCTTTGGGACTATGCGCGAGAGAACCGGATCGATATCGAGCTACTGCGCGTAAACGAATACGCCAGTATCGGCAACACCGCCGCTGGATTGACCGATAGCCAACGGGAAGCACTCCTCGTCGCACTCGAGACGGGATATTTCGAGGAACCACGGAACGTAACTCTCAGCGAGGTCGCCGCTGATCTGGGCATCTCTCAACCTGCAGCCAGTGGTCTCCTTCGGCGTGGCATCAAGCGACTCATCATCGCATCCCTGATGGACGAGAGTGAGACGCTAGACTGA
- a CDS encoding DUF6884 domain-containing protein, whose amino-acid sequence MDVGLVSCTKSKREQAATPADLYMESAFFRKAREYVEADHDSWYILSAKHHLLDPDGPPIEPYDKTLSGAPVGKKREWSRTIYDQLQQQGLLADGNRLVFHAGRDYYDELLPLLDDAPVDTETPTDGLQFGETLAWYNDRI is encoded by the coding sequence ATGGATGTTGGTCTCGTAAGTTGTACCAAGAGCAAGCGTGAGCAGGCCGCGACGCCCGCCGACCTCTATATGGAATCTGCGTTCTTCAGGAAAGCCCGGGAGTACGTCGAAGCAGACCACGACTCGTGGTACATCCTCTCCGCGAAACACCACCTGCTCGACCCAGACGGACCACCTATCGAACCCTACGATAAAACGCTGAGCGGGGCTCCGGTCGGCAAGAAACGAGAGTGGTCACGAACAATCTACGACCAGTTACAGCAGCAGGGGCTGCTCGCTGACGGCAACAGACTGGTGTTCCACGCTGGCCGCGACTACTACGACGAACTACTCCCTCTCCTCGATGATGCGCCCGTCGATACGGAGACGCCGACTGATGGACTCCAGTTCGGGGAAACGCTCGCGTGGTACAACGACCGGATTTAG
- a CDS encoding site-specific integrase — protein sequence MLNESDDDLSPFEQRTVEITFPLVPKAASRMLDSKQEFDYRERREEFAKWLLLEGKDTRDIEGYSQATAKRTMYRVSYFERAVWEKADEYVPVMTIEHANQYIEGLAYSDKSQSHKHHTLHALKRYFKWRHHEFGEPEWEPDRAFTVSNSQKPQDFFKEDERRKLRQTALEYGTIPSYKTVQTDEERRERLKPLVAEYHEKNVDDVGTDDWADIPSWKVTSLVWTSLDAGLRPVEVGNARTEWVDSDNAVLRIPKDESAKNEANWEVSLRRKTAKALTRWIQEREHYPEYDDTDALWLTQKKKPYDSKQLGRLLRKLCDIAGIDTTRRDVSWYSIRHSVGTYMTREEDLAATQAQLRHLRPETTMKYDAAPVSDRRDALDRMG from the coding sequence ATGTTGAACGAATCCGACGACGATTTGAGTCCATTCGAGCAACGAACCGTAGAAATAACCTTCCCGCTCGTCCCCAAGGCCGCTTCCCGGATGCTCGACTCCAAGCAGGAGTTCGACTACCGTGAGCGTCGAGAGGAGTTCGCCAAATGGCTCCTGCTCGAAGGTAAAGACACGCGGGACATCGAGGGATATTCGCAGGCGACGGCCAAGCGAACGATGTACCGCGTCAGCTACTTCGAACGCGCGGTCTGGGAGAAAGCAGACGAGTACGTGCCCGTGATGACTATCGAGCACGCTAACCAGTACATCGAGGGACTTGCGTACTCCGACAAGAGTCAGTCGCACAAGCACCACACACTCCACGCGCTGAAACGCTACTTCAAGTGGCGACACCACGAGTTCGGAGAGCCGGAGTGGGAGCCAGACAGGGCTTTCACCGTCTCGAACTCGCAGAAGCCCCAGGACTTTTTCAAGGAAGACGAAAGGCGGAAGTTACGCCAAACTGCGCTTGAGTACGGAACGATTCCCTCGTATAAGACTGTCCAGACCGACGAAGAGCGGCGGGAGCGTCTCAAACCACTGGTAGCAGAGTACCACGAGAAGAATGTCGACGATGTTGGCACAGATGACTGGGCAGATATCCCCTCGTGGAAAGTCACGTCGCTGGTCTGGACCAGCCTTGATGCTGGCCTACGCCCAGTCGAAGTAGGGAACGCACGAACTGAGTGGGTGGATAGCGACAACGCCGTACTCCGTATTCCGAAGGATGAGTCCGCAAAGAACGAGGCCAATTGGGAGGTGTCCCTCCGACGGAAGACAGCGAAGGCTCTCACCCGCTGGATTCAGGAACGGGAACACTATCCTGAATACGATGATACCGACGCACTCTGGCTCACGCAAAAGAAGAAGCCTTACGACTCTAAGCAACTCGGGCGGCTTCTTCGAAAACTCTGTGATATCGCTGGGATTGATACCACCCGTCGTGATGTTAGCTGGTACTCCATTCGACACTCCGTTGGAACGTACATGACTCGGGAAGAGGACCTCGCGGCAACGCAGGCACAACTTCGCCATCTCCGACCCGAGACCACGATGAAGTACGACGCGGCTCCAGTAAGCGACAGACGAGACGCCCTCGATAGAATGGGTTAG
- a CDS encoding peroxidase family protein: MSTEYTFEGVIREPNGRPASGVVVLVIDADSGPDDPLGVTTTGVDGGFSISADAEAVGGPEEGGPEPRIHVFDGGERLAEEPVPAGDDSVEVTVDRSDATMPSMGEAMEMMEEARHGAGLRGMTNTPRAPTQPGRGRFGRMFPYLEAADHDVSFLRELGLPGNELDESVMGSVADSGTPSGFVFVGQFIDHDITLDPLSSLSRQVDPDAIRNFRTPRLDLDSVYGSGPEVSRHLYESPFAGGTRDRLLLAKDRPDLPRNREGTALVGDPRNDENHILSQFQYAMLNFHNRIFEWLPHDTKHHFERAQQLARWHYQWLVLEEYLPTVCDPDVVDAVREERRHYTVGHDEQTYMPLEFAGAAYRFGHSQTRLRYRVNDEVEGRLFGHGPDALGMGFEPVSERAAVDWGHLFEMGRDIDTQPARKIDPLLAPDLLDLPFVHSDDDWRRSLASRNLVRGYNLGLPSGQAVARAMGVDPISNATMGFDEILEAHGQPADTEAPLWYYVLAEARELGHGEHLGPVGSRIVAEVVVGLVESDPRSFLTVQPNWTPTLPTPCSGASDDFSVADLLAFALDGE; the protein is encoded by the coding sequence ATGTCAACCGAATATACTTTCGAGGGGGTAATCCGGGAACCGAACGGTCGGCCAGCGTCGGGAGTCGTCGTCCTCGTAATCGACGCCGATTCGGGGCCTGACGACCCGCTGGGTGTGACGACGACCGGTGTCGACGGGGGGTTCTCGATCAGCGCCGACGCGGAGGCGGTCGGTGGGCCGGAGGAGGGCGGCCCGGAGCCCCGTATCCACGTGTTCGACGGCGGGGAGCGACTGGCGGAAGAACCGGTTCCGGCCGGCGACGACTCGGTCGAGGTGACGGTCGATCGATCGGACGCCACGATGCCGTCGATGGGAGAAGCGATGGAGATGATGGAAGAGGCACGACACGGGGCGGGACTCCGTGGGATGACGAACACGCCGCGCGCGCCGACACAGCCCGGGCGAGGGCGGTTCGGACGGATGTTTCCGTACCTCGAGGCCGCGGATCACGACGTGTCCTTTCTCCGGGAGTTGGGTCTTCCGGGGAACGAACTCGACGAAAGCGTGATGGGATCGGTGGCCGACTCTGGAACCCCGTCGGGGTTCGTCTTCGTCGGCCAGTTCATCGACCACGACATCACGCTCGACCCGCTGTCGAGTCTGAGCCGACAGGTCGACCCGGATGCCATCCGGAACTTCCGGACGCCGCGACTGGATCTCGACTCGGTCTACGGAAGCGGGCCGGAGGTGAGCCGACACCTCTACGAGTCGCCGTTCGCCGGGGGGACGCGCGACCGGCTTCTGCTGGCGAAAGACCGCCCGGATCTGCCGCGGAACCGCGAGGGGACGGCGCTGGTCGGCGATCCGCGGAACGACGAGAACCACATCCTCTCGCAGTTCCAGTACGCGATGCTGAACTTCCACAACCGTATCTTCGAGTGGCTCCCCCACGACACGAAACACCACTTCGAACGCGCCCAGCAACTCGCACGCTGGCACTACCAGTGGCTCGTCCTCGAGGAGTACCTGCCGACGGTGTGTGATCCGGACGTCGTCGACGCGGTCCGCGAGGAGCGTCGCCACTACACCGTCGGCCACGACGAGCAGACGTACATGCCCCTGGAGTTCGCGGGGGCGGCCTACCGCTTCGGTCACAGCCAGACCCGGCTCCGCTACCGCGTCAACGACGAGGTCGAAGGACGGCTGTTCGGTCACGGCCCCGACGCCCTCGGCATGGGGTTCGAACCCGTCTCGGAACGGGCCGCCGTCGACTGGGGCCACCTCTTCGAGATGGGCCGTGACATCGACACCCAGCCCGCACGCAAGATCGACCCGCTGCTCGCGCCGGACCTCCTCGACCTGCCGTTCGTACACAGCGACGACGACTGGCGGCGCTCGCTCGCCTCGCGAAACCTCGTCCGCGGCTACAATCTGGGACTCCCGTCCGGACAGGCGGTGGCGCGGGCGATGGGCGTCGATCCGATCTCGAACGCGACGATGGGCTTCGACGAGATACTCGAGGCACACGGACAACCCGCCGACACCGAGGCACCGCTCTGGTACTACGTCCTCGCGGAGGCCCGCGAACTGGGTCACGGCGAACACCTCGGACCGGTCGGGAGTCGCATCGTCGCGGAAGTGGTCGTCGGGCTGGTCGAGTCCGATCCGCGGTCGTTCCTGACCGTCCAGCCCAACTGGACGCCGACGCTCCCCACGCCGTGTTCGGGGGCGAGCGACGACTTCTCCGTCGCGGACCTCCTCGCGTTCGCCCTCGACGGGGAGTGA
- a CDS encoding IS630 family transposase, which produces MGQFDEITLEELYDLKEQIDEGKPRERVLAAIGRKQGDQIDTLADRHGVVEKTIRNWLDRFEETPIEQAPYDAPRPGGPAKIEGEEREQLFEQLQQPPTELGYDQQAWSAKLLLHHVKQEYDVEYHENYAYELLREAGLSLRTARPQHHEADPEEKAEFQDTVEKNGPN; this is translated from the coding sequence ATGGGGCAGTTCGACGAGATCACGCTTGAGGAACTCTACGACCTCAAAGAGCAGATAGACGAGGGTAAGCCGCGAGAACGTGTTCTCGCGGCGATCGGGCGCAAGCAGGGCGATCAAATCGATACCTTGGCTGACCGCCATGGAGTCGTCGAAAAAACGATCCGCAACTGGCTCGATCGGTTCGAGGAAACACCGATCGAGCAAGCTCCCTACGATGCTCCTCGACCAGGAGGCCCAGCAAAGATCGAGGGAGAAGAGCGGGAACAGCTGTTCGAACAGTTGCAACAGCCGCCAACCGAACTCGGCTACGACCAGCAAGCGTGGTCAGCGAAGCTCCTTCTTCACCACGTCAAACAGGAGTACGACGTCGAATACCACGAGAACTACGCCTACGAGTTATTGAGAGAGGCCGGGCTGTCCTTGCGGACAGCACGGCCTCAACACCACGAGGCCGACCCCGAGGAGAAGGCCGAGTTCCAAGACACAGTCGAAAAAAACGGCCCGAACTGA
- a CDS encoding transposase: MSEKTVVVVDQFTKHVGTVQRRGWYPIGSNPTIETATSWKSVTVLGAVTDNGDSLFCWTEENLTRFHGIRLLEALKDEFGEELVVFLDRAGYFYARDLWEHVSGERETETVGDSSVSCVRGDNLEVWYFPSKLPELNAVEGCWDQLQEWFKYRLIPDLSTLKDSITRGLSAITEPNIWPYLTGKDPT; encoded by the coding sequence CTGAGCGAGAAAACCGTCGTTGTCGTCGATCAATTCACCAAGCACGTTGGAACCGTCCAGCGGCGTGGCTGGTACCCAATCGGTTCAAATCCGACGATAGAGACTGCAACGTCCTGGAAGTCGGTGACAGTGCTTGGCGCTGTCACCGATAACGGTGATAGCCTCTTCTGCTGGACGGAAGAGAACTTGACCAGGTTCCACGGAATTCGGTTGTTAGAAGCGTTGAAAGACGAGTTCGGTGAGGAATTAGTGGTGTTTCTGGACCGAGCGGGCTACTTCTATGCGAGGGATCTCTGGGAGCACGTCAGCGGTGAGCGCGAGACCGAAACTGTCGGAGACAGTTCGGTCTCGTGCGTGCGCGGGGACAATCTCGAAGTGTGGTATTTCCCGTCAAAGCTACCCGAATTGAACGCCGTCGAAGGGTGCTGGGATCAGCTCCAGGAGTGGTTCAAATACCGCCTTATCCCAGATCTCTCGACGCTGAAAGACTCCATTACACGAGGATTGAGCGCAATCACCGAACCAAATATCTGGCCGTATCTTACCGGTAAAGATCCGACTTAA